The Bos javanicus breed banteng chromosome 21, ARS-OSU_banteng_1.0, whole genome shotgun sequence genome includes a region encoding these proteins:
- the KIF7 gene encoding kinesin-like protein KIF7 isoform X1 — MIERPSERLQGREQQSLNMGLEAQRLPGAEEAPVRVALRVRPLLRKELLHGHQSCLTVEPGRSRVTLGRDRHFGFHVVLDEDAGQEAVYQACVQPLLEAFFEGFNVTVFAYGQTGSGKTYTMGEASVASLHEDEQGIIPRAMAEAFKLIDENDLLDCLVHVSYLEVYKEEFRDLLEVGTASRDIQLREDDRGNVVLCGVKEVDVEGLDEVLSLLEMGNAARHTGATHLNRLSSRSHTIFTVTLEQRGRAPSRLPRPAAGQLLVSKFHFVDLAGSERVLKTGSTGERLKESIQINSSLLALGNVISALGDPQRRGSHIPYRDSKITRILKDSLGGNAKTMMIACISPSSSDFDETLNTLNYASRAQNIRNRATVNWRPEAERGPEEAVASARGPPRHRSETRIIHRGRRAPGPAAASAAATARLGAECARYRARTDAAYSLLRELQAEPGLPGAAARKVRDWLCAVEGERSALSSASGPDSGIESASAEEQATQGPGGRKEDEGPLQLLALQSQVARLEEENRDFLAALEDAMEQYKLQSDRLREQQEEMAELRLRLELVRPGWGAPGILQGLPPGSFVPRPHTAPLGGAHTHVLGMVPPACIPGDEVGPESRGEQMKNGREAGAKFLTEGDRPGSGSSDASEAEEEEEEEEKEGLPRQSLYPRRNGISKWNQRMGACPESPLNRKGPELRLEELGAAIPGPRVVGGSKALAQPRQAPAAMASEWRLAQAQQKIRELAINIRMKEELIGELVRTGKAAQALNRQHSQRIQELEREAERVRAELSEGQRQLRELEGREPQDAGERSQLQEFRKRVAAAQNQVQVLKEKKQATERLASLSAQSEKRLQELERNVQLMRQQQGQLQRRLREETEQKRRLEAEMNKRQHRVKELELKHEQQQKILKIKTEEIAAFQRKRRSGSNGSVVSLEQQQKIEEQKKWLDQEMEKVLQQRRALEELGEELHKREAILAKKEALMQEKTGLESKRLRSSQALNEDIVRVSSRLEHLEKELSEKSGQLRQGSAQSQQQIRGEIDALRQEKDSLLKQRLEIDSKLRQGSLLSPEEERTLFQLDEAIEALDAAIEYKNEAITCRQRVLRASASLLSQCEMNLMAKLSYLSSSETRALLCKYFDKVVTLREEQHQQQVAFSELELQLEEQQRLVYWLEAALERQRLEMDRQLTLQQRGHEQHVQLLLQQSRDHLGEGLADSRRQYETRIQALEKELGRHVRLNQELKQKLSSLSAASQSRVMGGEKRTPCLENRQAPGSEDELYPAPEPLWQPTGMEGAPRPREEMRDLVHAPLPLTWKRSSLCSEEQGSPEELRQRDAAELPVGRVLPVGEAGLPWNLGPLAKPRRELRRVSPGMIDVRKNPL; from the exons ATGATTGAACGACCGAGCGAACGATTACAG GGCCGGGAGCAGCAGTCTCTCAACATGGGGCTGGAGGCCCAGAGGTTGCCAGGGGCCGAGGAGGCCCCCGTGAGGGTGGCCCTTCGAGTGCGCCCACTCCTGCGCAAGGAGCTGCTGCACGGGCACCAGAGCTGCCTGACGGTGGAGCCGGGGCGCAGCCGGGTCACCCTGGGCCGAGACCGCCACTTTGGCTTCCACGTGGTGCTGGATGAGGACGCCGGGCAGGAGGCTGTGTACCAGGCTTGTGTACAGCCCCTTCTCGAGGCTTTCTTTGAAGGCTTCAATGTCACCGTCTTTGCCTACGGTCAGACGGGCTCCGGGAAGACGTACACCATGGGGGAGGCCAGTGTGG CCTCCCTTCACGAGGACGAGCAGGGCATCATCCCACGGGCCATGGCCGAGGCCTTCAAGCTGATTGATGAGAATGACCTGTTGGACTGTCTGGTGCACGTGTCCTACCTGGAAGTGTACAAGGAGGAGTTCCGAGACCTGCTGGAGGTGGGCACCGCCAGCCGGGACATCCAGCTCCGGGAGGACGATCGTGGGAATGTTG TGCTGTGTGGGGTGAAGGAAGTGGACGTGGAGGGCCTGGACGAGGTGCTGAGCCTCCTGGAGATGGGCAATGCAGCGCGGCACACGGGAGCCACACACCTCAACCGCCTCTCCAGCCGCTCCCACACCATCTTCACCGTGACCCTGGAGCAGCGGGGTCGCGCCCCCAGCCGCCTGCCCCGACCTGCGGCCGGCCAGCTGCTTGTCTCCAAGTTCCACTTTGTGGACTTGGCGGGCTCGGAGAGGGTGCTCAAGACAGGCAGCACAGGCGAGCGACTCAAGGAGAGCATCCAGATCAACAGCAGCCTCTTGGCGCTAGGCAACGTCATCAGTGCCCTGGGTGATCCCCAGCGCCGGGGCAGCCACATCCCTTACCGGGACTCCAAGATCACCCG GATCCTCAAAGACTCCCTGGGCGGGAACGCCAAGACGATGATGATCGCCTGCATCAGCCCTTCCTCCTCCGACTTTGACGAGACCCTCAACACCCTCAACTACGCCAGCCGCGCCCAGAATATTCGAAACCGCGCCACTGTCAACTGGCGGCCCGAGGCTGAGCGGGGGCCGGAGGAGGCCGTGGCCAGCGCCCGGGGGCCGCCTAGGCATCGGTCGGAAACACGCATCATCCACCGGGGCCGTCGCGCCCCGGGCCCTGCCGCCGCCTCCGCCGCGGCCACTGCCCGCCTGGGCGCCGAGTGCGCGCGTTACCGAGCCCGCACCGACGCCGCCTACAGCCTCCTGCGCGAGCTGCAGGCCGAGCCCGGGCTGCCCGGCGCCGCCGCCCGCAAGGTGCGCGACTGGCTGTGCGCCGTCGAGGGCGAGCGCAGCGCCCTGAGCTCCGCCTCCGGGCCCGACAGCGGCATCGAGAGCGCCTCTGCCGAGGAGCAGGCCACCCAGGGACCCGGCGGGCGAAAG GAAGATGAGGGGCCGCTGCAGCTGCTGGCCCTGCAGAGCCAGGTGGCCCGGCTGGAAGAGGAGAACCGAGACTTTCTGGCTGCGCTGGAGGACGCCATGGAGCAGTACAAACTTCAG AGTGACCGTCTTCGTGAGCAGCAGGAGGAGATGGCAGAGCTGCGACTGCGGCTGGAGCTGGTGCGGCCAGGCTGGGGGGCCCCAGGGATCTTGCAGGGCTTGCCTCCAGGGTCTTTTGTGCCCCGGCCTCACACAGCCCCCCTGGGAGGTGCCCACACCCATGTGCTGGGCATGGTTCCCCCCGCCTGCATTCCTGGAGATGAAGTTGGCCCTGAGAGCCGGGGAGAG CAGATGAAAAATGGCAGGGAGGCTGGAGCCAAGTTTCTGACAGAGGGAGACAGGCCGGGAAGTGGCTCTTCAGATGCAtcagaggcagaggaagaggaagaggaggaggagaaggaggggctgCCCCGACAGAGCCTGTACCCACGAAG GAATGGGATCAGCAAGTGGAACCAGAGGATGGGGGCCTGCCCAGAGAGTCCACTCAACAGGAAGGGCCCAGAGCTTCGCCTGGAGGAGCTGGGTGCAGCTATCCCGGGACCCAGAG TGGTTGGTGGGAGCAAGGCCCTGGCTCAGCCCCGCCAGGCCCCCGCGGCCATGGCCTCTGAGTGGCGACTGGCCCAAGCCCAGCAGAAGATCCGTGAGCTGGCCATCAACATCCGCATGAAGGAGGAGCTCATTGGCGAGCTGGTGCGCACAG GGAAGGCTGCCCAGGCCTTGAACCGTCAGCACAGCCAGCGCATCCAGGAGCTGGAGCGGGAGGCGGAGCGGGTGCGGGCAGAGCTGAGCGAGGGCCAGAGGCAGCTGCGGGAGCTCGAGGGCAGGGAGCCCCAGGACGCTGGTGAGCGCTCGCAGCTCCAGGAGTTCCGCAAGAGGGTTGCTGCCGCTCAGAACCAAGTGCAG GTACTGAAGGAGAAGAAGCAGGCGACAGAGCGGCTGGCATCACTGTCGGCGCAGAGTGAGAAGCGGCTGCAGGAGCTGGAGAGGAACGTGCAGCTCATGcggcagcagcaggggcagctGCAGCGGCGGCTTCGCGAGGAGACAGAGCAGAAGCGCCGCCTGGAGGCGGAGATGAACAAGCGGCAGCACCGTGTCAAG GAGCTGGAGCTGAAGCACGAGCAGCAGCAGAAGATCCTGAAGATCAAGACAGAAGAGATCGCGGCATTTCAGAGGAAGCGGCGCAGCGGAAGCAACGGCTCTGTGGTCAGCCTGGAGCAGCAGCAG AAGATTGAGGAGCAGAAGAAGTGGCTGGACCAGGAAATGGAGAAGGTCCTGCAGCAGCGGCGGGCACTGGAGGAGCTAGGGGAGGAGCTCCACAAGCGGGAGGCCATCCTGGCCAAGAAGGAGGCCCTGATGCAGGAGAAGACGGGGCTGGAGAGCAAGCGGCTTCGGTCCAGCCAG GCCCTCAACGAGGACATTGTGCGAGTATCCAGCCGGCTGGAGCACCTGGAGAAGGAGCTGTCCGAGAAGAGCGGGCAGCTGCGGCAGGGCAGCGCCCAGAGCCAGCAGCAGATCCGTGGGGAGATTGACGCGCTGCGCCAGGAGAAGGACTCGCTGCTGAAACAGCGGCTGGAGATCGACAGCAAGCTGAGGCAGGGCAGCCTGCTGTCGCCTGAG GAGGAGCGGACACTGTTCCAGCTGGATGAGGCCATTGAGGCCCTGGACGCCGCCATCGAGTACAAGAACGAGGCCATCACGTGCCGCCAGCGAGTGCTGCGGGCCTCagcctccttgctgtcccagtGCGAGATGAACCTCATGGCCAAGCTCAGCTACCTCTCGTCCTCGGAGACCCGAGCCCTTCTCTGCAAGTACTTCGACAAA GTGGTGACACTCCGCGAggagcagcaccagcagcaggtgGCCTTCTCGGAGCTCGAGTTGCAGCTGGAGGAGCAGCAGAGGCTGGTGTACTGGCTGGAGGCGGCCCTGGAGCGGCAGCGCCTGGAGATGGACCGCCAGCTGACCCTGCAGCAGAGGGGACATGAGCAGCACgtgcagctgctgctgcagcaGAGCCGAG ACCATCTTGGCGAAGGGCTGGCGGACAGCAGGAGGCAGTACGAGACCAGAATCCAAGCTCTGGAGAAGGAGCTGGGCCGCCACGTGCGGCTGAACCAGGAGCTGAAGCAGAAGCTCAGTAGCCTGAGTGCTGCCAGCCAGAGCAGGG TGATGGGTGGGGAGAAGAGGACCCCGTGCCTGGAGAACAGACAAGCCCCTGGAAGTGAGGATGAGCTCTACCCAGCGCCTGAGCCTCTCTGGCAGCCCACCGGCATGGAGGGTGCCCCCCGCCCACGGGAGGAGATGCGGGACTTGGTCCACGCCCCGTTACCGTTGACGTGGAAACGCTCGAGCCTGTGCAGTGAGGAGCAGGGCTCTCCTGAGGAGCTGCGGCAGCGGGACGCCGCTGAGCTCCCAGTGGGGCGGGTGCTGCCTGTGGGTGAGGCGGGTCTGCCCTGGAACCTCGGGCCCTTGGCCAAGCCCCGGCGGGAACTGCGGAGGGTCAGCCCAGGGATGATCGACGTCAGGAAAAACCCCCTGTAG
- the KIF7 gene encoding kinesin-like protein KIF7 isoform X4: MGLEAQRLPGAEEAPVRVALRVRPLLRKELLHGHQSCLTVEPGRSRVTLGRDRHFGFHVVLDEDAGQEAVYQACVQPLLEAFFEGFNVTVFAYGQTGSGKTYTMGEASVASLHEDEQGIIPRAMAEAFKLIDENDLLDCLVHVSYLEVYKEEFRDLLEVGTASRDIQLREDDRGNVVLCGVKEVDVEGLDEVLSLLEMGNAARHTGATHLNRLSSRSHTIFTVTLEQRGRAPSRLPRPAAGQLLVSKFHFVDLAGSERVLKTGSTGERLKESIQINSSLLALGNVISALGDPQRRGSHIPYRDSKITRILKDSLGGNAKTMMIACISPSSSDFDETLNTLNYASRAQNIRNRATVNWRPEAERGPEEAVASARGPPRHRSETRIIHRGRRAPGPAAASAAATARLGAECARYRARTDAAYSLLRELQAEPGLPGAAARKVRDWLCAVEGERSALSSASGPDSGIESASAEEQATQGPGGRKEDEGPLQLLALQSQVARLEEENRDFLAALEDAMEQYKLQSDRLREQQEEMAELRLRLELVRPGWGAPGILQGLPPGSFVPRPHTAPLGGAHTHVLGMVPPACIPGDEVGPESRGEQMKNGREAGAKFLTEGDRPGSGSSDASEAEEEEEEEEKEGLPRQSLYPRRNGISKWNQRMGACPESPLNRKGPELRLEELGAAIPGPRVVGGSKALAQPRQAPAAMASEWRLAQAQQKIRELAINIRMKEELIGELVRTGKAAQALNRQHSQRIQELEREAERVRAELSEGQRQLRELEGREPQDAGERSQLQEFRKRVAAAQNQVQVLKEKKQATERLASLSAQSEKRLQELERNVQLMRQQQGQLQRRLREETEQKRRLEAEMNKRQHRVKELELKHEQQQKILKIKTEEIAAFQRKRRSGSNGSVVSLEQQQKIEEQKKWLDQEMEKVLQQRRALEELGEELHKREAILAKKEALMQEKTGLESKRLRSSQALNEDIVRVSSRLEHLEKELSEKSGQLRQGSAQSQQQIRGEIDALRQEKDSLLKQRLEIDSKLRQGSLLSPEEERTLFQLDEAIEALDAAIEYKNEAITCRQRVLRASASLLSQCEMNLMAKLSYLSSSETRALLCKYFDKVVTLREEQHQQQVAFSELELQLEEQQRLVYWLEAALERQRLEMDRQLTLQQRGHEQHVQLLLQQSRDHLGEGLADSRRQYETRIQALEKELGRHVRLNQELKQKLSSLSAASQSRVMGGEKRTPCLENRQAPGSEDELYPAPEPLWQPTGMEGAPRPREEMRDLVHAPLPLTWKRSSLCSEEQGSPEELRQRDAAELPVGRVLPVGEAGLPWNLGPLAKPRRELRRVSPGMIDVRKNPL, translated from the exons ATGGGGCTGGAGGCCCAGAGGTTGCCAGGGGCCGAGGAGGCCCCCGTGAGGGTGGCCCTTCGAGTGCGCCCACTCCTGCGCAAGGAGCTGCTGCACGGGCACCAGAGCTGCCTGACGGTGGAGCCGGGGCGCAGCCGGGTCACCCTGGGCCGAGACCGCCACTTTGGCTTCCACGTGGTGCTGGATGAGGACGCCGGGCAGGAGGCTGTGTACCAGGCTTGTGTACAGCCCCTTCTCGAGGCTTTCTTTGAAGGCTTCAATGTCACCGTCTTTGCCTACGGTCAGACGGGCTCCGGGAAGACGTACACCATGGGGGAGGCCAGTGTGG CCTCCCTTCACGAGGACGAGCAGGGCATCATCCCACGGGCCATGGCCGAGGCCTTCAAGCTGATTGATGAGAATGACCTGTTGGACTGTCTGGTGCACGTGTCCTACCTGGAAGTGTACAAGGAGGAGTTCCGAGACCTGCTGGAGGTGGGCACCGCCAGCCGGGACATCCAGCTCCGGGAGGACGATCGTGGGAATGTTG TGCTGTGTGGGGTGAAGGAAGTGGACGTGGAGGGCCTGGACGAGGTGCTGAGCCTCCTGGAGATGGGCAATGCAGCGCGGCACACGGGAGCCACACACCTCAACCGCCTCTCCAGCCGCTCCCACACCATCTTCACCGTGACCCTGGAGCAGCGGGGTCGCGCCCCCAGCCGCCTGCCCCGACCTGCGGCCGGCCAGCTGCTTGTCTCCAAGTTCCACTTTGTGGACTTGGCGGGCTCGGAGAGGGTGCTCAAGACAGGCAGCACAGGCGAGCGACTCAAGGAGAGCATCCAGATCAACAGCAGCCTCTTGGCGCTAGGCAACGTCATCAGTGCCCTGGGTGATCCCCAGCGCCGGGGCAGCCACATCCCTTACCGGGACTCCAAGATCACCCG GATCCTCAAAGACTCCCTGGGCGGGAACGCCAAGACGATGATGATCGCCTGCATCAGCCCTTCCTCCTCCGACTTTGACGAGACCCTCAACACCCTCAACTACGCCAGCCGCGCCCAGAATATTCGAAACCGCGCCACTGTCAACTGGCGGCCCGAGGCTGAGCGGGGGCCGGAGGAGGCCGTGGCCAGCGCCCGGGGGCCGCCTAGGCATCGGTCGGAAACACGCATCATCCACCGGGGCCGTCGCGCCCCGGGCCCTGCCGCCGCCTCCGCCGCGGCCACTGCCCGCCTGGGCGCCGAGTGCGCGCGTTACCGAGCCCGCACCGACGCCGCCTACAGCCTCCTGCGCGAGCTGCAGGCCGAGCCCGGGCTGCCCGGCGCCGCCGCCCGCAAGGTGCGCGACTGGCTGTGCGCCGTCGAGGGCGAGCGCAGCGCCCTGAGCTCCGCCTCCGGGCCCGACAGCGGCATCGAGAGCGCCTCTGCCGAGGAGCAGGCCACCCAGGGACCCGGCGGGCGAAAG GAAGATGAGGGGCCGCTGCAGCTGCTGGCCCTGCAGAGCCAGGTGGCCCGGCTGGAAGAGGAGAACCGAGACTTTCTGGCTGCGCTGGAGGACGCCATGGAGCAGTACAAACTTCAG AGTGACCGTCTTCGTGAGCAGCAGGAGGAGATGGCAGAGCTGCGACTGCGGCTGGAGCTGGTGCGGCCAGGCTGGGGGGCCCCAGGGATCTTGCAGGGCTTGCCTCCAGGGTCTTTTGTGCCCCGGCCTCACACAGCCCCCCTGGGAGGTGCCCACACCCATGTGCTGGGCATGGTTCCCCCCGCCTGCATTCCTGGAGATGAAGTTGGCCCTGAGAGCCGGGGAGAG CAGATGAAAAATGGCAGGGAGGCTGGAGCCAAGTTTCTGACAGAGGGAGACAGGCCGGGAAGTGGCTCTTCAGATGCAtcagaggcagaggaagaggaagaggaggaggagaaggaggggctgCCCCGACAGAGCCTGTACCCACGAAG GAATGGGATCAGCAAGTGGAACCAGAGGATGGGGGCCTGCCCAGAGAGTCCACTCAACAGGAAGGGCCCAGAGCTTCGCCTGGAGGAGCTGGGTGCAGCTATCCCGGGACCCAGAG TGGTTGGTGGGAGCAAGGCCCTGGCTCAGCCCCGCCAGGCCCCCGCGGCCATGGCCTCTGAGTGGCGACTGGCCCAAGCCCAGCAGAAGATCCGTGAGCTGGCCATCAACATCCGCATGAAGGAGGAGCTCATTGGCGAGCTGGTGCGCACAG GGAAGGCTGCCCAGGCCTTGAACCGTCAGCACAGCCAGCGCATCCAGGAGCTGGAGCGGGAGGCGGAGCGGGTGCGGGCAGAGCTGAGCGAGGGCCAGAGGCAGCTGCGGGAGCTCGAGGGCAGGGAGCCCCAGGACGCTGGTGAGCGCTCGCAGCTCCAGGAGTTCCGCAAGAGGGTTGCTGCCGCTCAGAACCAAGTGCAG GTACTGAAGGAGAAGAAGCAGGCGACAGAGCGGCTGGCATCACTGTCGGCGCAGAGTGAGAAGCGGCTGCAGGAGCTGGAGAGGAACGTGCAGCTCATGcggcagcagcaggggcagctGCAGCGGCGGCTTCGCGAGGAGACAGAGCAGAAGCGCCGCCTGGAGGCGGAGATGAACAAGCGGCAGCACCGTGTCAAG GAGCTGGAGCTGAAGCACGAGCAGCAGCAGAAGATCCTGAAGATCAAGACAGAAGAGATCGCGGCATTTCAGAGGAAGCGGCGCAGCGGAAGCAACGGCTCTGTGGTCAGCCTGGAGCAGCAGCAG AAGATTGAGGAGCAGAAGAAGTGGCTGGACCAGGAAATGGAGAAGGTCCTGCAGCAGCGGCGGGCACTGGAGGAGCTAGGGGAGGAGCTCCACAAGCGGGAGGCCATCCTGGCCAAGAAGGAGGCCCTGATGCAGGAGAAGACGGGGCTGGAGAGCAAGCGGCTTCGGTCCAGCCAG GCCCTCAACGAGGACATTGTGCGAGTATCCAGCCGGCTGGAGCACCTGGAGAAGGAGCTGTCCGAGAAGAGCGGGCAGCTGCGGCAGGGCAGCGCCCAGAGCCAGCAGCAGATCCGTGGGGAGATTGACGCGCTGCGCCAGGAGAAGGACTCGCTGCTGAAACAGCGGCTGGAGATCGACAGCAAGCTGAGGCAGGGCAGCCTGCTGTCGCCTGAG GAGGAGCGGACACTGTTCCAGCTGGATGAGGCCATTGAGGCCCTGGACGCCGCCATCGAGTACAAGAACGAGGCCATCACGTGCCGCCAGCGAGTGCTGCGGGCCTCagcctccttgctgtcccagtGCGAGATGAACCTCATGGCCAAGCTCAGCTACCTCTCGTCCTCGGAGACCCGAGCCCTTCTCTGCAAGTACTTCGACAAA GTGGTGACACTCCGCGAggagcagcaccagcagcaggtgGCCTTCTCGGAGCTCGAGTTGCAGCTGGAGGAGCAGCAGAGGCTGGTGTACTGGCTGGAGGCGGCCCTGGAGCGGCAGCGCCTGGAGATGGACCGCCAGCTGACCCTGCAGCAGAGGGGACATGAGCAGCACgtgcagctgctgctgcagcaGAGCCGAG ACCATCTTGGCGAAGGGCTGGCGGACAGCAGGAGGCAGTACGAGACCAGAATCCAAGCTCTGGAGAAGGAGCTGGGCCGCCACGTGCGGCTGAACCAGGAGCTGAAGCAGAAGCTCAGTAGCCTGAGTGCTGCCAGCCAGAGCAGGG TGATGGGTGGGGAGAAGAGGACCCCGTGCCTGGAGAACAGACAAGCCCCTGGAAGTGAGGATGAGCTCTACCCAGCGCCTGAGCCTCTCTGGCAGCCCACCGGCATGGAGGGTGCCCCCCGCCCACGGGAGGAGATGCGGGACTTGGTCCACGCCCCGTTACCGTTGACGTGGAAACGCTCGAGCCTGTGCAGTGAGGAGCAGGGCTCTCCTGAGGAGCTGCGGCAGCGGGACGCCGCTGAGCTCCCAGTGGGGCGGGTGCTGCCTGTGGGTGAGGCGGGTCTGCCCTGGAACCTCGGGCCCTTGGCCAAGCCCCGGCGGGAACTGCGGAGGGTCAGCCCAGGGATGATCGACGTCAGGAAAAACCCCCTGTAG